In one Burkholderiales bacterium GJ-E10 genomic region, the following are encoded:
- a CDS encoding protein-tyrosine phosphatase, which yields MSECKTVLVLCTGNSCRSQMAEVLLNHEFAGRVRAISAGTRPQPKVAEGALEALRRAGLPTAGLLPKDVDAVIGEPIDLVVTVCDNAKETCPVFPRPVPRIHVPFHDPHGEPLESFLRVRDDIRARLVPAVRAALGW from the coding sequence ATGAGCGAATGCAAGACGGTCCTGGTGCTCTGCACCGGCAATTCCTGTCGATCCCAGATGGCGGAGGTCCTGCTCAATCACGAGTTTGCGGGGCGGGTGCGCGCGATCTCGGCGGGCACCCGCCCGCAGCCCAAGGTCGCAGAAGGCGCGCTCGAAGCGCTGCGCCGGGCGGGCCTGCCAACGGCGGGGCTGCTTCCGAAGGACGTCGATGCCGTGATCGGGGAGCCGATCGATCTGGTCGTGACCGTATGCGACAACGCCAAGGAGACCTGTCCGGTGTTCCCGCGTCCGGTGCCGCGGATCCATGTTCCGTTCCACGATCCGCATGGCGAACCGCTGGAGAGTTTTCTGCGCGTGCGCGACGACATCCGGGCCCGCCTGGTCCCGGCGGTCCGCGCGGCACTCGGTTGGTAA